A stretch of the Marivirga tractuosa DSM 4126 genome encodes the following:
- a CDS encoding outer membrane beta-barrel protein, translated as MKLSCLIILPIILLFSIKATAQSKFYIATEGNFIYDLYQVTDEGRAVGPSNIRTLDIPGVSIITGYELNSIFSVETGMAIRPVKSGFSLIFNEGGRRSEGGGAYYHIPVRTRARIPLLSDWLYATASLGVNLSVTDPTRLHITEEFGSESGGSAFNGSEWYSYDVVYTSYNKAFLTAAAETGFDLKISPKFQIYSTLNYNRGFTDLKRTDIQYKYRSEAERSASVLHEGSYISVNIGLRFHLNTKDR; from the coding sequence ATGAAACTATCATGCCTTATTATTCTTCCGATCATCTTACTATTCAGCATAAAAGCGACCGCTCAGTCCAAATTTTATATTGCTACTGAAGGCAATTTCATTTATGATCTTTACCAAGTTACTGATGAGGGAAGGGCGGTAGGTCCTTCCAATATTAGGACTCTGGATATTCCGGGTGTAAGTATTATAACAGGTTACGAATTAAACTCAATTTTTAGCGTTGAGACAGGAATGGCTATCAGACCTGTAAAAAGTGGTTTTTCATTAATTTTTAATGAAGGTGGAAGGAGAAGTGAAGGAGGCGGTGCATACTATCATATTCCTGTTAGAACGCGGGCTAGAATCCCACTGTTAAGTGATTGGCTTTATGCTACGGCAAGTCTTGGGGTGAATTTGAGTGTTACTGACCCCACTAGACTTCATATTACTGAAGAATTTGGTTCCGAGAGCGGAGGAAGTGCTTTCAATGGAAGTGAATGGTATTCGTATGATGTTGTTTATACCAGTTACAATAAAGCTTTTTTAACTGCTGCTGCAGAAACAGGCTTTGATCTTAAAATCAGTCCAAAGTTTCAGATTTATTCCACCTTAAATTACAATAGAGGATTTACTGATCTAAAAAGAACTGATATTCAGTATAAGTATAGAAGTGAAGCAGAACGAAGTGCAAGTGTTTTGCATGAGGGGAGTTATATTAGCGTTAATATAGGTTTAAGATTTCATTTGAACACAAAAGACCGATAG
- a CDS encoding HYR domain-containing protein, which yields MNAALTSCPGNISKTITAGCEAPVTWTEPQTDNLLLSYVQSTHNSGDIFPIGKTTVTYVERDLLSGDTTDICSFIVDVVPEASYAISNCPGDITVNLNESCDRRGPWFEPDVACDLSLVSNYSPGDDLPVGTTTVTYTAIKGNRVYGTCSFSVTMTDNTPPEFDTCPSNIALDANENCEAIATWAIPEASDNCGFEPNLTTNFSSGSSFPIGTTTVTYTATDEGGNTAQCSFDVTVVDNTGPEFLNIPAEVRVSADESCEASASWNEILAEDNCSSAIVLTSNFNSGDVFPLGETIVEYSATDEEDNETISNFTVIVEDNTIPSTSNCPTNITVSANGNCESIATWDIPYFLDNCDSSPEVTASHSPRDTFPFGDTEVTYTATDDAGNEAICSFTVSVEDNTPPVFTSIPDDIIVSTQEDACETVVNWGEILAEDNCDISLDLVTTHNSGDVFPLGETTVEITATDDSGNETSASFLITVEDQIPPQVLTNPTDITISASNDCGAVVNWDSPTFLDNCDADLDIISTHNAGGIFSLGITKVSYTATDNAGNETLTSFDVTVVDETAPDFTSCVSNIELTANNQCQATATWSLPEVSDNCNGEISLQSDFQSGDIFPVGSTIVTYTATDEAGNTNTCIFEVNVIDNTPPNIITQLDDLVVSADEDGCQTTVSWNTITAEDNCSEEVQITSSFQSGDIFQIGESTVEVTARDDSGNETSASFKVTVEDNTTPTVVSCPNDITVSAKGNCESIADWDIPEFSDNCDTDLSISSTHNPRDKFSIGTTLVTYTARDAAGNERSCSFNVIVEDDSTPDFTTCVADIKLTANDQCIAIAEWTAPEVVDNCDANITLESNFASGDSFPVGTTTVTYIAADDAGNTNTCSFEVIVEDNNAPLLVSSPDKQIIAANEHCSGIGAWEEPVFEDCSNFTISSNFQIGDELPLGISNIEYIATDENGLSTSSSFEVEVIDQSPPKVQFCPEDIMVSASADCEALVEWEIPTAIDNCTAVTVNSNYESGSNFPIGITKIEYEFTDENGNRSSCSFDINVLDDSEIVISNCPEDITLTAENSNGTAIVHWDEPAASIACSELSVNASHNSGDTFEVGTTVITYTFSKENGQTEICSFDVTVEPLVLEIQINKLVSPNGDGNNDSWVIGGIEQFPDNQVVIVDRWGTEVFNANGYNNNEVLWSGENKSGELVPRGTYYYFISVRNEQDAIEKKGFLEILR from the coding sequence ATGAACGCAGCTTTGACAAGCTGCCCAGGCAATATATCTAAAACAATTACGGCAGGTTGTGAAGCTCCAGTGACTTGGACAGAGCCACAAACTGACAATCTATTATTGAGTTATGTTCAATCTACACATAATTCAGGCGATATATTTCCTATAGGAAAAACGACAGTGACTTATGTTGAAAGAGATTTGTTAAGTGGGGATACTACTGATATTTGTTCATTTATAGTGGACGTAGTCCCAGAAGCAAGTTATGCAATTAGCAATTGCCCTGGTGATATTACAGTAAATCTCAATGAAAGTTGTGATAGGAGGGGGCCTTGGTTTGAACCTGATGTAGCTTGTGACTTATCCTTAGTTAGTAACTATTCACCTGGTGACGATTTACCTGTAGGAACAACAACTGTCACTTATACCGCCATTAAAGGTAACCGAGTTTACGGAACATGCAGCTTTTCAGTGACCATGACTGACAATACGCCACCTGAATTTGATACATGCCCTAGCAATATTGCTCTGGATGCAAATGAAAATTGCGAGGCAATCGCCACTTGGGCTATACCGGAAGCAAGTGACAACTGTGGGTTCGAACCTAATTTAACAACAAATTTTAGTTCAGGAAGCAGTTTCCCTATCGGTACCACCACTGTAACTTATACAGCCACTGATGAAGGTGGAAATACTGCCCAATGTTCATTTGATGTTACGGTGGTAGATAATACGGGTCCTGAATTCCTCAACATACCTGCAGAAGTGAGAGTTTCAGCTGATGAAAGTTGTGAGGCATCAGCGAGTTGGAATGAAATATTAGCTGAGGACAACTGCAGTAGCGCTATTGTTCTCACCAGTAATTTCAATTCTGGTGATGTTTTTCCTCTAGGAGAAACCATTGTTGAGTATTCAGCCACTGATGAAGAAGACAATGAAACGATTTCTAATTTCACAGTCATTGTTGAAGATAATACTATTCCGAGTACATCAAATTGTCCAACTAATATTACGGTTTCTGCAAATGGCAATTGTGAGTCCATTGCGACATGGGATATTCCGTATTTTTTAGATAATTGTGATAGTAGTCCCGAAGTAACAGCATCTCATAGCCCGAGGGATACTTTTCCATTTGGTGATACAGAAGTAACTTATACCGCCACGGATGATGCTGGAAATGAAGCTATTTGTAGCTTTACAGTTTCGGTTGAAGACAATACCCCTCCGGTTTTTACTTCCATACCGGATGATATAATTGTATCTACTCAAGAAGATGCTTGTGAGACAGTAGTAAACTGGGGAGAAATTTTAGCCGAAGATAATTGCGATATTAGTTTAGATTTAGTGACAACTCACAACTCTGGGGACGTTTTTCCTTTAGGGGAAACCACCGTGGAAATTACAGCAACCGATGATTCAGGAAATGAAACTTCTGCATCTTTTCTTATTACGGTTGAAGATCAAATCCCACCTCAAGTATTGACTAATCCAACTGATATAACAATTTCAGCGTCAAATGATTGTGGAGCTGTGGTTAATTGGGATTCGCCAACCTTTTTAGATAATTGTGATGCGGATTTGGATATCATATCCACACACAATGCTGGAGGTATTTTCTCCTTAGGAATTACTAAAGTAAGCTATACAGCCACAGATAATGCTGGAAACGAAACGCTAACTAGCTTTGATGTAACGGTAGTAGATGAGACTGCACCAGATTTTACCAGTTGTGTGTCCAATATTGAACTAACTGCTAATAACCAGTGCCAAGCTACTGCCACATGGTCATTGCCTGAAGTTTCAGATAATTGCAATGGTGAGATCAGCCTTCAGAGTGATTTCCAATCAGGGGATATATTTCCAGTGGGAAGTACAATTGTTACTTATACAGCTACAGACGAAGCAGGGAACACTAACACTTGTATTTTTGAAGTAAATGTAATTGATAATACTCCTCCAAATATTATTACGCAACTCGATGATTTGGTGGTTTCTGCTGATGAAGATGGATGCCAAACAACTGTGAGTTGGAATACTATCACAGCAGAGGATAATTGTAGTGAAGAGGTGCAGATTACCAGTAGTTTTCAATCGGGAGATATTTTTCAAATAGGAGAATCTACTGTGGAAGTAACGGCAAGGGACGATTCAGGCAATGAAACATCTGCTTCATTTAAAGTCACTGTTGAAGATAATACTACCCCTACAGTAGTCAGCTGTCCAAATGATATAACTGTTTCAGCTAAAGGGAATTGTGAATCAATTGCCGACTGGGATATCCCAGAATTTTCAGATAATTGCGATACTGACTTAAGTATTTCCTCTACTCACAATCCTAGGGATAAGTTTTCTATCGGTACAACATTGGTCACCTACACCGCAAGAGATGCTGCAGGCAATGAAAGAAGCTGTAGCTTTAATGTAATTGTCGAAGATGATAGTACACCTGATTTCACAACTTGTGTTGCTGATATTAAACTAACTGCCAATGATCAATGTATAGCAATAGCTGAGTGGACTGCACCTGAGGTGGTAGATAATTGTGATGCAAACATTACCTTGGAAAGTAATTTTGCATCAGGAGATAGTTTTCCTGTTGGTACTACTACTGTAACTTATATTGCTGCTGATGATGCTGGAAATACTAATACTTGTAGCTTTGAGGTAATAGTGGAAGATAACAATGCTCCGCTGCTTGTTTCAAGTCCAGATAAACAAATTATTGCAGCTAATGAGCATTGTAGTGGTATTGGTGCCTGGGAAGAGCCTGTTTTCGAAGACTGCTCTAATTTTACAATAAGCAGTAATTTTCAAATAGGTGACGAGCTCCCTCTTGGCATTTCTAACATTGAATATATCGCTACTGATGAAAATGGTCTAAGTACATCTAGCAGTTTTGAAGTAGAGGTTATTGACCAAAGCCCCCCAAAAGTACAATTTTGTCCAGAAGATATAATGGTTTCTGCATCAGCAGATTGTGAGGCTTTAGTTGAATGGGAAATACCTACTGCCATAGATAATTGTACAGCTGTAACTGTGAATTCAAATTATGAATCAGGATCGAATTTTCCAATTGGAATCACGAAAATCGAATACGAATTTACTGATGAAAATGGTAACCGCAGTTCTTGTAGTTTTGATATAAATGTGTTAGATGATTCAGAGATAGTAATTAGTAATTGTCCAGAAGATATTACCCTGACAGCTGAAAACAGCAATGGGACTGCAATTGTTCATTGGGACGAGCCTGCGGCAAGTATAGCATGTTCTGAACTTAGTGTAAATGCAAGTCATAATTCTGGAGATACTTTTGAAGTAGGTACCACAGTGATTACTTATACATTCAGCAAAGAAAATGGACAAACCGAAATTTGTAGCTTTGATGTGACAGTGGAGCCTTTAGTATTAGAAATCCAAATTAACAAATTGGTAAGTCCTAATGGAGATGGAAATAATGACTCGTGGGTGATAGGAGGAATAGAGCAGTTTCCTGATAATCAAGTAGTCATAGTAGACAGGTGGGGGACGGAGGTTTTTAATGCCAATGGCTATAACAATAATGAAGTGCTTTGGAGTGGGGAAAATAAAAGTGGGGAATTAGTACCAAGGGGCACCTATTACTATTTTATTTCCGTACGAAATGAGCAGGATGCTATAGAAAAAAAGGGCTTTTTGGAGATCTTGAGGTGA
- a CDS encoding PorP/SprF family type IX secretion system membrane protein: MSKLIYNIKFLFLMCFCCVSQVTFAQQGMQYTQYMYDGSLINPAYAGADEALSISLLHRNQWSGLEGAPQSQTFSAHSLFKRPQLGTGLFIHRESIGVHQNIQIATNLAYHLPVGYQKTLSFGIKAGVLNVRSDYQSLQNGNPDPTVNDEIFSGTDFNAGFGFYYKSEKLELGYSIPSIINKTVNVNDSITLDPINLNHLLFSQYHFPAGNNFVLSPGFLIKYFQGTPLSYDLNILTTYKGVLTAGVSYRKQESVDFLLRFNLSSQFQVAYAYDYPIGSVSRLSQASNEIMLRYIFKFKYNNVNSPQ; this comes from the coding sequence GTGAGTAAACTAATATACAATATTAAATTTCTATTTCTAATGTGCTTTTGTTGTGTTAGTCAAGTGACCTTCGCTCAACAGGGAATGCAGTACACTCAGTATATGTACGATGGATCTCTAATTAATCCGGCCTATGCAGGAGCCGATGAAGCATTAAGCATATCTCTACTGCATAGGAACCAATGGAGTGGTCTAGAGGGAGCTCCACAGTCCCAGACTTTTTCTGCACACTCTTTGTTTAAAAGACCTCAGTTAGGAACAGGACTTTTCATCCATAGAGAAAGTATTGGTGTACATCAAAATATACAAATAGCTACTAATTTAGCCTATCATTTGCCAGTTGGTTATCAAAAAACACTTTCATTCGGAATTAAAGCAGGAGTACTAAATGTTCGTTCAGATTATCAGTCTCTACAAAATGGAAATCCTGACCCCACTGTGAATGATGAGATTTTTTCAGGAACTGATTTTAATGCTGGCTTTGGGTTCTATTACAAGAGTGAAAAGTTGGAGCTTGGGTATTCTATTCCATCAATTATCAATAAAACTGTAAATGTTAATGATTCTATTACTTTAGACCCTATTAATCTAAACCATTTGCTTTTTAGTCAGTATCATTTTCCAGCTGGAAATAATTTTGTTCTAAGCCCAGGTTTTCTGATCAAGTATTTTCAGGGGACGCCTTTAAGTTACGATCTAAATATTCTGACCACATACAAGGGAGTTCTAACAGCTGGGGTCTCTTATAGAAAACAGGAATCAGTAGATTTTTTGCTTCGATTTAATTTATCATCGCAATTTCAAGTAGCTTATGCTTATGATTATCCAATAGGAAGCGTTAGTAGACTTTCTCAAGCATCTAATGAAATCATGCTTCGGTATATTTTCAAATTCAAATATAATAATGTGAATTCGCCTCAATGA
- a CDS encoding PD40 domain-containing protein encodes MKLIHQQFNNCMRHSITIVFFFILVVFTPDTMAQQSVFSAFNQSIADADKAFIAKNYSKALSIYEDIAKEDGAPENIALRLARSYYFTYQYEKAVNYYEIHKKTNLEFPTDDYFYFAEALASIGRKEQALKYYQICMDKRPDDELLIQKIWRLNNLEYLYEDSSKNMAHHAIMNSKYSELQMLPTGNNEVYLISNQPEVEMIHRIDSKENAPFYNLRKWSTYEDPFSIVALNYENPSPAGHGLRTSFHIAAISLFNNRKEMVYAASSKLKNEEGNYPLQLYFAQNKRGRWIKNSAFEHNDPNFDLTEPTISPDGKTLIFSANFKEGFGGKDLYRSVKTEEGWSFPENLGTVINTQTDERYPYLHNSNLYFASNGHPGLGGFDVYKAKMINDRYQDLENIGYPINSTFDELSFNIDSLGQQGFLSSNRKNQGFDFDIYEFALDLQIYPLEVEGVVKFIEHNWMDSTELKVLSDVQMELIDRTGNVLKVVTQTDQNGRFKLKVPYYSKYKIRIKGNDLDGFVSFEVPKFAKQDLSYEIVVVNDDFKNSLREENE; translated from the coding sequence ATGAAACTGATTCATCAACAATTTAACAATTGCATGCGCCATTCCATAACGATAGTTTTCTTTTTCATCTTGGTGGTTTTTACTCCGGATACAATGGCTCAACAATCTGTTTTTTCAGCTTTCAATCAATCGATCGCAGATGCGGACAAAGCATTTATTGCCAAGAATTACAGTAAAGCGTTAAGTATTTACGAGGACATCGCCAAAGAGGATGGGGCACCAGAAAATATTGCTTTAAGATTAGCCAGAAGCTACTATTTCACATATCAATATGAAAAGGCTGTTAACTACTATGAAATACATAAGAAGACAAATTTAGAATTCCCTACAGATGATTATTTTTATTTTGCCGAGGCTTTAGCTTCCATTGGCAGAAAGGAACAAGCATTGAAATATTATCAAATTTGTATGGATAAAAGACCAGATGATGAGCTCCTTATCCAAAAGATTTGGCGATTAAATAACCTAGAATATCTATATGAAGATTCTAGCAAAAACATGGCTCACCATGCAATTATGAACAGTAAATACAGTGAACTTCAGATGTTGCCTACAGGAAATAACGAAGTCTACTTAATTTCAAATCAACCAGAGGTTGAGATGATTCATAGGATTGATTCTAAAGAAAATGCCCCTTTTTATAATCTGCGAAAATGGTCAACTTATGAAGACCCTTTTTCCATTGTGGCCTTAAACTATGAAAACCCAAGTCCGGCTGGACATGGTTTAAGAACATCATTTCATATTGCTGCCATCAGCTTATTCAATAATAGAAAAGAAATGGTTTATGCTGCTTCTTCTAAATTGAAAAATGAAGAGGGAAATTATCCTTTGCAACTCTATTTTGCTCAAAATAAAAGAGGTAGATGGATCAAGAACAGTGCATTTGAACATAATGACCCTAATTTTGATTTAACCGAGCCTACCATCAGTCCTGATGGAAAAACCCTAATTTTTAGTGCAAATTTCAAAGAGGGATTTGGGGGGAAAGATTTGTATAGATCAGTGAAAACAGAGGAAGGCTGGAGCTTTCCTGAAAATCTGGGAACTGTTATCAATACACAAACGGATGAGCGATATCCCTACCTTCATAATTCAAATCTTTATTTTGCTTCCAATGGACACCCTGGATTAGGTGGCTTTGATGTTTATAAGGCCAAAATGATCAATGATAGGTATCAAGATCTGGAAAACATTGGATATCCAATAAATTCTACCTTCGATGAATTGTCATTTAATATTGACAGTCTTGGTCAACAAGGCTTTTTGAGTTCAAACCGGAAAAATCAGGGCTTTGATTTTGATATTTATGAGTTTGCATTGGATTTGCAAATTTATCCTCTAGAAGTAGAAGGTGTAGTAAAATTTATAGAGCATAATTGGATGGATTCCACTGAATTAAAGGTACTTTCCGATGTTCAAATGGAATTAATTGACAGAACAGGTAATGTCCTCAAGGTAGTGACCCAAACTGATCAAAATGGACGATTTAAATTAAAGGTTCCGTATTACAGCAAATATAAAATTCGTATAAAGGGAAATGATTTAGATGGATTTGTAAGTTTTGAAGTCCCAAAATTTGCAAAACAAGATTTAAGTTACGAAATAGTAGTGGTGAATGATGACTTTAAAAACAGTTTGAGGGAAGAAAATGAATAA
- a CDS encoding sensor histidine kinase, with protein MNKLHFGISKFFSNYIFVLTLIVATCYNIFINTAVAQNNQVVQVKAFSENLNPYPNLSLSINKGDYVDLNESGVAFVSLLSTDIPIQSIKLKDESLEVASWNLSKGILEITIRKKSYIEKRIKVVDKNGIGVANIEVQYSGNKNISKKTDGDGVISIPLALNEKIQKTEQFKIPGYSIREFKNQDIAIITVEKIQLKVQEPKLPTVELKSDQIEKDNKTDVLLQKIDTITSIRVFYDILNKVSKDHINQEEQTKLDQKFDELLNELQAGNLSESNDFLDQISDSTGVEKDIDRIFQQVKRDNASMSQKRIVLEEKIQLVIDKLNVGFENMTEESKTNLLNEIQELENILENNKSEFNESLNSYLTVINELKRRFFDLQELENKLSESERERIRERRIYQQRLILTIAVALIFALLIVLLFYFRSKLKKQQRELIEANTVVKLTNENLENIVMERTYLLNKTFRELDTVLYKASHDLRAPLSSIAGISDLISRETNNKELTGLLVKTNRSMDKLLKKLSTISEIHQPGDFEEIDLEFICNDVISAFKTVILDRGIELKVNIALENKVLSIYKLIEVIVYHLLENALFFCWINNEQTGKVELDVHMINDMIEINIKDNGIGVERDIQHKIFEMFYVGNELSNGNGLGLYIVQKSVDLLNGKVTVSSEDKQNTIFSVQLPVKGGGSNTLEFLSSLNA; from the coding sequence ATGAATAAGTTGCACTTCGGAATCTCTAAATTTTTCTCCAACTATATTTTTGTACTTACATTAATTGTAGCAACATGTTATAATATTTTTATTAATACTGCAGTTGCACAAAACAATCAAGTTGTACAAGTAAAAGCATTCTCCGAAAACCTAAACCCTTATCCTAATCTCAGCCTTTCGATCAATAAAGGTGATTATGTAGATCTTAACGAGAGTGGGGTAGCGTTTGTCAGCTTGTTATCAACTGATATACCCATTCAATCTATCAAACTAAAAGATGAAAGCCTAGAAGTAGCCTCTTGGAATTTAAGCAAAGGCATATTGGAAATTACTATTAGAAAAAAGAGTTATATAGAAAAGAGAATTAAGGTAGTGGATAAAAACGGGATAGGAGTAGCTAATATAGAGGTTCAGTATTCTGGTAATAAAAACATTTCAAAGAAGACAGATGGAGATGGGGTAATTAGTATTCCACTAGCCTTGAATGAGAAAATTCAAAAAACCGAGCAATTTAAAATTCCTGGATATAGTATTAGAGAGTTTAAAAATCAAGACATCGCCATTATTACTGTCGAAAAGATTCAATTAAAAGTTCAAGAGCCCAAATTACCAACTGTTGAATTAAAATCTGATCAGATAGAAAAAGATAATAAGACAGATGTATTACTTCAAAAAATTGATACGATTACTTCAATCAGAGTCTTTTATGATATATTAAACAAAGTAAGTAAAGACCACATAAATCAAGAAGAGCAAACAAAATTAGACCAAAAATTTGATGAATTATTGAATGAATTACAAGCTGGGAATCTGTCAGAGTCCAATGATTTCTTGGACCAAATTTCCGACAGTACAGGAGTAGAAAAAGACATTGATAGAATCTTTCAGCAAGTGAAAAGAGACAATGCCAGCATGTCCCAAAAGAGGATTGTTTTAGAGGAGAAAATTCAATTGGTTATTGATAAGCTCAATGTCGGATTTGAGAATATGACCGAAGAATCAAAGACCAATTTACTGAACGAAATCCAGGAGCTTGAAAATATATTGGAAAACAATAAAAGTGAATTTAATGAAAGTCTTAATTCTTATTTGACTGTGATTAATGAACTAAAAAGAAGATTTTTTGATCTGCAAGAATTAGAAAATAAGCTGTCAGAAAGTGAACGTGAAAGAATACGAGAAAGAAGAATATATCAACAGAGGCTAATCCTAACGATTGCGGTTGCCCTGATCTTCGCCTTATTAATTGTCCTGCTTTTCTATTTCCGTTCTAAACTGAAAAAACAGCAAAGAGAATTGATCGAGGCCAATACAGTGGTAAAGCTCACCAATGAGAACTTGGAAAATATAGTAATGGAGCGTACCTACCTATTGAATAAAACATTTAGAGAACTTGATACAGTATTGTACAAAGCATCTCATGATTTGCGCGCACCACTTAGTTCAATTGCCGGCATAAGTGACCTCATTAGCCGAGAGACTAATAATAAAGAGCTTACAGGCCTTTTGGTGAAAACCAATAGAAGTATGGATAAACTACTTAAGAAATTGAGTACCATTAGTGAAATACATCAACCTGGGGACTTTGAGGAGATTGACCTTGAATTCATTTGCAATGATGTAATTTCTGCATTTAAGACGGTTATACTAGATCGTGGTATTGAGCTTAAGGTAAATATTGCGTTAGAAAATAAGGTGCTTAGTATTTACAAGTTGATTGAGGTAATTGTCTATCATTTATTGGAAAATGCATTATTTTTCTGCTGGATAAATAATGAACAAACTGGCAAGGTGGAATTGGATGTTCATATGATTAATGATATGATTGAAATTAATATCAAAGATAATGGAATAGGAGTTGAAAGAGATATCCAACATAAAATATTTGAGATGTTTTATGTTGGAAACGAGCTTTCAAATGGGAATGGGCTAGGGCTTTATATAGTTCAAAAGTCTGTAGATTTATTAAATGGAAAAGTAACAGTTTCATCAGAAGACAAACAGAATACTATTTTTAGTGTACAATTACCGGTCAAAGGAGGAGGGAGTAATACGTTGGAGTTTTTGAGCAGTCTTAATGCTTAG
- a CDS encoding NAD(P)/FAD-dependent oxidoreductase, with amino-acid sequence MKDVSFDFDLIIVGAGPAGFACAYELKNPNLKIAILDQGTFPRDKICGDALSADVVNQLYRMDQALGEKFENFAQKIDSHGVRFVAPNHTSLDINYQNPNHGNAAGYISKRLDFDYFLIQKIENQPNVKIFQTEKVLDISRSLDGIEVKTNKRQLTAQMIIGADGAHSIVNRKLGNIKIEKDHYCAGIRQYYEGVTGFHKDQHIELHFYKELLPGYFWIFPLPNGQANVGLGMLSSEVSKKKIDLKKALADLILSKPHLKDRFKNSIALEKPQGFGLPIGSKKRPISGERFLLLGDAASLIDPFTGEGIGNALRSGRIASEYIVKAFEKQDFTSHSLKLYDNMVYHKMWNELRISRQMQKLLRYPKLFNFVVNKANSNSSVRTLLTSMLDNVDLKRELVKPGFYVKLLFGG; translated from the coding sequence ATGAAAGATGTAAGCTTTGATTTTGATCTGATCATTGTTGGTGCTGGACCTGCTGGTTTTGCATGTGCCTATGAGCTAAAAAATCCGAATTTGAAAATTGCTATTTTAGATCAAGGCACATTCCCACGTGATAAAATCTGTGGAGATGCCCTAAGTGCTGATGTAGTCAATCAGCTCTATAGAATGGATCAGGCATTAGGAGAGAAGTTTGAAAACTTTGCTCAAAAAATAGATTCTCATGGCGTTCGATTTGTTGCCCCAAATCACACTTCTTTAGATATCAATTACCAAAATCCTAATCATGGAAATGCAGCAGGCTATATAAGCAAACGATTAGATTTTGATTATTTCCTCATTCAAAAGATTGAAAATCAACCAAATGTTAAAATTTTTCAGACTGAAAAAGTATTAGACATTTCAAGATCACTCGATGGAATTGAAGTAAAAACCAATAAAAGACAGCTGACGGCTCAAATGATAATTGGTGCTGATGGAGCTCATTCTATAGTGAATAGAAAATTGGGTAATATTAAAATAGAGAAAGACCACTATTGTGCAGGGATTAGACAATATTATGAAGGCGTTACGGGTTTTCATAAGGATCAACATATAGAACTTCATTTTTACAAAGAACTCTTGCCCGGCTATTTTTGGATATTTCCTTTGCCCAACGGACAAGCTAACGTAGGATTAGGCATGCTTTCCAGCGAAGTAAGTAAAAAGAAAATCGATTTGAAAAAGGCTTTGGCTGATCTTATTTTATCCAAACCACATTTAAAAGACCGCTTTAAGAATTCAATAGCTTTGGAAAAACCACAAGGCTTTGGTTTACCCATTGGCTCCAAAAAGAGACCTATTTCAGGGGAGCGCTTTTTATTGTTGGGTGATGCTGCGAGTTTAATTGATCCTTTTACTGGAGAAGGAATAGGAAACGCCTTAAGAAGCGGAAGAATTGCTTCAGAGTATATTGTTAAAGCATTTGAAAAACAGGACTTTACTTCTCATTCGCTCAAGCTATATGATAATATGGTTTACCACAAGATGTGGAATGAATTACGGATAAGCAGACAAATGCAAAAGCTATTGCGTTATCCTAAACTCTTCAATTTTGTAGTGAATAAAGCTAATAGTAATTCCTCAGTCCGAACCTTGCTTACCTCTATGTTAGATAATGTGGATTTGAAAAGAGAATTGGTGAAGCCAGGTTTTTATGTGAAGCTTTTGTTTGGAGGGTAG